The segment TAGTTGTGGCAGAACCTGTGGGGAATTGATATTTTTGAGGTTCGCCCATATTGTCAGAGGTAAAATATCCGGCTATATCAACAGGTGAATCTGAGTTATTGTAGATCTCAAACCAATCATCATATTCGCCGTACTCGTCATGATTTACATTATCGTTACTTGCCAAAATTTCGTTGATATACAAATCTTGCATCTGCGGAGGAGCGCTTCCAACTGTAAAAGATGAACTAAGAGTGGACATTTCACCATCATTATCAGTTGCTCTGATTTCAAAATTAACGGTAACGCTATCTGCAAAAGGACCAATTTCTACAGCGTAAACATTGTTACCTTCGAGAATCATAGGACTTGTGAAATTTGTGATTTCCTCTCCATAACAATACAATTCTACAGTATCAATATTTCCATCTTCATCCGTAACTTCGGCGGATATTTTCACGGTATCGGCAGAACTTATAGAATCCGGAAATACAGTTACTCCGGAAATTTCAGGAGGAAGGTTAGGTGAGGTTTCATCAGTGCTACAACCAATTACCAATAAGAGGAGCAGACTTAGAATTGCAGAAATAATTAAAGCTTTCATCATTCTCCTTTCACTTAAAATGCGACTACAGCCATAAACTGGATATAGTTAAAATCATAATCACCATCATAATCACCATCTGAGTTAGCGTTCTTTGAGTTGTCAACTATTGTATAATCAAACTGGAATTTGATGTTGGGATTTGCATACCAATTGAGCGCAAAAGTATAGTTGTTAGCGATTCCACCCAGAATGTCTGCATCTTCGTCAGAAAGGTCGAGATAGCTGTAACGAGCTGCAACTTCCCAAGCTCCTGTTTTAAGATTTTTGGGAATGATCTGCCCGAATTCTCCATCTTTTACGGACCAGTTTCTTTTTTCTCCGGTTAGTATCCAACTGACAAATGCGTATCCGCCGGAGAATGAAGCGTCTTTCAAATTCTTTAATCTTATTACATCTGCGAGAATGTATTCACTTTGGAAGCAGATGTTATTGAATTGCAAGGCACCTTCGAGTCCAATTTTTGTACAATAATTTACATCATAAATATCTCCGGTATCCAAAAATTCTATATCACCAATTTTGGTTTCCGGTTCGGTTTTGAAATCCATCATATCTTTCCCATCGTCAGGATATTGAATTGCAGAAGAAATGCCCGTATGCAGAAATAAATCATTTGTCAGGTCTATGCCGGAAACAAGCCGAGTAGCGTAACCACCACCTGTTTCATCTACTTCTTTTTCATAATCTTTTTCTGCTTCTACTTCCAGATCTTGCCCGAAAACTGCACTACGCAAGTTGAGATTGAATTTACCATATTTTCCCCACTTGGAATATTCGAGTCCGCAATGACGATCAGTTTCAAAAGCATTAGCAGTATAAGATCTTTCGCAAAAGGTAAGAAATCTGGAGGAGGTGAGTTCATTCAGGCTCAAGGGCATTTTGAAGTTACCGAATTTAATATGACTATTTTTGAATCCGGTGTAAGCGATGAACATATCTTCAACTTCCGGCTGTTCTTCGGCAATATCCAGATCAAATTCTGCATGCCACACACCCCAAAGTTTTGTTTTTAGGGCGAAACGTGCTTTGCGCAAATTTGTTTGATTACTGAGAATGTTTTCTGTATCATCAAAAAAATACGCTCCATTAATGTAGATTCTGGCGTCCATACGAGTAGAGAATTTTCCGTCATCGGATTTCCAGTAGAGAATTCCGTCGTCCCATTCGGTCTTTCCATCCGAAACCTCGGCGGAAAGTGTTGCTGTTAAGGTGATAATCACAATTGCAAAAATCACGAGTATGTTCGTTTTTTTCATGTTACTCCTTTAGTTTTGTTTTGGTTTAAGATTTTTATTACTTCTTATAAATGCAAAAATGAGGCTCAATAATCCCAATATCAAGAGAATGAGGCTGGTTGGTCTGGTGAAAAATATATCGTAACCGCCCATCATAACGGCTCTTCTAAAATTTGTTTCTGCAATATTGCCAAGCACCATTCCCAAAATTATGGGAGCTACCGGATATTTGTTTCTCCGTAATATCCAGCCAAATACTCCAAATACAAGGCAAGAAATAATATCAAAAAAAGAATTTCGAACCGCAAAACTGCCGATGATTGACACGGCAAATATGAGGGGGAATAAAATTTTCTTGGGAATATTTGTAACTTTTACCCAAAGCCGACTCCCAAATAATCCAAAAATGAGCAAGGCTACATTTGCCACGAGGAGACTGGCAAAAAGTCCATAAATAATCTCGGGATGAGTTACAAACAATCTTGGTCCGGGGGTAAGGTCGTGGATCATTAAAGCGCCGATAAGAACAGCAGTTGTGGCACTACCGGGAATACCGAGAGTGAGAAGCGGGACTAACGCACCTCCTACCGAACTACTGTTTGCTGCTTCTGCTGCTGCCACGCCACTCACTTCACCTTTACCAAAATTTTCCGGATTTTTACTCAAACGTTTGGTTACATCATACGAAATGAAAGAGGCAATCGTTGCTCCAGCTCCCGGAAAAATTCCAATTAGCGTCCCCATAATCGAGGAGCGGATAATCGTAAATTTCAATTTTATATAATCTCGAAGCGTAGGCCACTCGGAAGATAAATCCATCTCGGTTTTTGTCTTATGTCCACCTTCTTCCAGCTGTTTGAAAATTTCACTCAGGGCAAACAATCCGATGAGGGCTGGGATCAGGGCAAACCCGTCATAAAGATAGGAAATTCCGAATGTAAATCTGCTCACACCGGAGATAGGATCAATCCCTATCGTATTTATCAGAAGCCCAAATATAGCAGCGATAAATGCTTTTATCCAATTTTTTCCGCCGAGTGAAGCAACGGTTGTTAAACCGAATATTGCCAAAGCAAAATATTCTGCCGGGTGAAATTTCAGAGCTACTTTTGCGAGAGGAGCCGAAAAGAAAATAAGAATCAGAGTGCCGATAAATCCCCCGACTGTGGAAGAAATTAGAGAAACTCCCAGTCCTATACCGGGTTTCCCCTTCTTGGTTAGGGGATAACCGTCAAAAGCAGTTACCACAGAGGCAGGGGTGCCGGGAGCATTAATCGTTACTGCGGTTATAGACCCGCCATAGTTTGCTGCGATGTAGATCGAAACCAATAAAATCAATGCGAGTGTTGGCGACATCGTGTAAGTGAAAGGCACAAGCAAAGCCACACCCATTGAGGGAGATAAGCCGGGCATTGCTCCGGCGATTATTCCCATAACTACTCCTAACATGATTATCAAAATCGGGATGAGACCACCGATAACGCCAAAACCGTCTATTAAATTCGATAATATTTCCATGCAATTCCTTTAAATAATATATAATATAATTTCAAATAATCTTCCAATCGGCAGAGAAACTTGAGTTAAGATGTCTTTTCAATCTTGACTTAAGTTTCAAAATCAAAATCAAAATCAACCTATAATAAAATTTCAAATAATCTTCCAATCGGCAGCGGAACGTATAACGTCCGATAAAATATCAAATATGAAAAAATAATCCAGCAAAATGAAATTATTAGCATGGTGATGAATTTTCTGTAGCCCAGCATATACATGCTCATAAAGACGAAAACAAAAGAACTTATATAATATCCGAAAAAATAAATTCCAACGAGATAAACAGCGAGAAATAAAATAAATTTCAAAACTTTATTTACATCTCCGCTGTGTTCTTCCGCTATATTTTTATCGGATACAGTTTTTATGAGGAGAAGAAGGTTCAAAGGAATTAGAAGGAAAATCCAAAGTCGAGGAACCACAGATGGACCAACAACGCCACTTTCTGGGAAAACAAATGAAAGAATATAAAACAAGAGCGACAACGAAAGGAAAAATGAAATTATTAATATTCTACTCAGTAATTCCCTTTTGGGAGATTTGTACACAAAATATCCGACAATCAGATTGAACAGAAGAAGCATGACGATGAGAAAGGCAGATCCTTTTCTTGATCCGAGTCTTGTAAAAATATTATAATTTTCTGTTTTTATAATCCCTATTTTTCCCAAATAATGCCGAAAGAATTCTGCATCGGAATTGACGATTGTTCCAAATTTTTCCGGTCCGTAATAAACAACCTCTATTCCGCCTTTCTCCCAAAATGTTCTCCAATTCGGATCATTGTTTACTTGCTGAAAAAGTTTGTCATACCAGTTCAGAATTTCTGCTGGAACTCCTTTTTTTATGGCGAATCCCCGCCACATGTATTCATTTGAGAGTTCATTGGAACCGAGCTCTATGAAAGTGGGGACATCAGGAAATTGCTCAAGCCGTTTTTTGGCAGAAACTGCAGAAATTTTCAAATCGGGATTTCCCAGCACCTCGCGTGGATTTCCCACATAAGCGTGTCCCTGCTTTCCGAGGAGGGCAGCCCGAGCTTTGCCACCGCTTTTGTATGGAATCCATTTGGAAACAAAATCAAATTGCTCCCAAATTTTTATCGCAGTTACATGATCGAGCCCACCTGTGGCAGGTCCAACCCAGATTTGCTCACCATTTTTTTTTTGAGCATCCTTCACTATATCAGTCCAATCGCTGATCTCCATTTTCCTGTTGGTAATCACACATTCAGGATCTGCCATAAGCATTGCCAGCCAATCAAGAGCATGAATATAAGACGTTCCACCGGTCGAGACAAATTTTGATATATTTGATTTTGTGCAAGCAAACAACGTGTATCCATTTGCCGGTTGGCTGAGGACTTTTTGCAAAGCAACGATTCCACCGGCGCCGGGTTTGTTTTCTACTACGAAAGTTGCATCTGAATATTTAGAAGCGATTTCCGTAAATTTTCTCGTGGTTACATCAATCAATCCACCCGGAGAAGTATAAACTATTATCTTTATTGGTTTTGAGGGAAAACCGGATTCTATTTTAGGATTTTGAG is part of the Candidatus Cloacimonadota bacterium genome and harbors:
- a CDS encoding tripartite tricarboxylate transporter permease, translated to MEILSNLIDGFGVIGGLIPILIIMLGVVMGIIAGAMPGLSPSMGVALLVPFTYTMSPTLALILLVSIYIAANYGGSITAVTINAPGTPASVVTAFDGYPLTKKGKPGIGLGVSLISSTVGGFIGTLILIFFSAPLAKVALKFHPAEYFALAIFGLTTVASLGGKNWIKAFIAAIFGLLINTIGIDPISGVSRFTFGISYLYDGFALIPALIGLFALSEIFKQLEEGGHKTKTEMDLSSEWPTLRDYIKLKFTIIRSSIMGTLIGIFPGAGATIASFISYDVTKRLSKNPENFGKGEVSGVAAAEAANSSSVGGALVPLLTLGIPGSATTAVLIGALMIHDLTPGPRLFVTHPEIIYGLFASLLVANVALLIFGLFGSRLWVKVTNIPKKILFPLIFAVSIIGSFAVRNSFFDIISCLVFGVFGWILRRNKYPVAPIILGMVLGNIAETNFRRAVMMGGYDIFFTRPTSLILLILGLLSLIFAFIRSNKNLKPKQN
- a CDS encoding porin translates to MKKTNILVIFAIVIITLTATLSAEVSDGKTEWDDGILYWKSDDGKFSTRMDARIYINGAYFFDDTENILSNQTNLRKARFALKTKLWGVWHAEFDLDIAEEQPEVEDMFIAYTGFKNSHIKFGNFKMPLSLNELTSSRFLTFCERSYTANAFETDRHCGLEYSKWGKYGKFNLNLRSAVFGQDLEVEAEKDYEKEVDETGGGYATRLVSGIDLTNDLFLHTGISSAIQYPDDGKDMMDFKTEPETKIGDIEFLDTGDIYDVNYCTKIGLEGALQFNNICFQSEYILADVIRLKNLKDASFSGGYAFVSWILTGEKRNWSVKDGEFGQIIPKNLKTGAWEVAARYSYLDLSDEDADILGGIANNYTFALNWYANPNIKFQFDYTIVDNSKNANSDGDYDGDYDFNYIQFMAVVAF
- a CDS encoding tripartite tricarboxylate transporter substrate-binding protein gives rise to the protein MKKYILILFLILSFSNLFATQNPKIESGFPSKPIKIIVYTSPGGLIDVTTRKFTEIASKYSDATFVVENKPGAGGIVALQKVLSQPANGYTLFACTKSNISKFVSTGGTSYIHALDWLAMLMADPECVITNRKMEISDWTDIVKDAQKKNGEQIWVGPATGGLDHVTAIKIWEQFDFVSKWIPYKSGGKARAALLGKQGHAYVGNPREVLGNPDLKISAVSAKKRLEQFPDVPTFIELGSNELSNEYMWRGFAIKKGVPAEILNWYDKLFQQVNNDPNWRTFWEKGGIEVVYYGPEKFGTIVNSDAEFFRHYLGKIGIIKTENYNIFTRLGSRKGSAFLIVMLLLFNLIVGYFVYKSPKRELLSRILIISFFLSLSLLFYILSFVFPESGVVGPSVVPRLWIFLLIPLNLLLLIKTVSDKNIAEEHSGDVNKVLKFILFLAVYLVGIYFFGYYISSFVFVFMSMYMLGYRKFITMLIISFCWIIFSYLIFYRTLYVPLPIGRLFEILL
- a CDS encoding lamin tail domain-containing protein → MKALIISAILSLLLLLVIGCSTDETSPNLPPEISGVTVFPDSISSADTVKISAEVTDEDGNIDTVELYCYGEEITNFTSPMILEGNNVYAVEIGPFADSVTVNFEIRATDNDGEMSTLSSSFTVGSAPPQMQDLYINEILASNDNVNHDEYGEYDDWFEIYNNSDSPVDIAGYFTSDNMGEPQKYQFPTGSATTIIPAGGFILIWCDDDPQGDPLHTNFKLSSGGEELIISNSIGEEIDSYVFGQQTTDISEGRLPDGSENWDFFSTPTPAASNQ